A DNA window from Mycolicibacter terrae contains the following coding sequences:
- a CDS encoding cutinase family protein, translating to MSDSSAHRLRLTGFGAVLAAALLIAPVVIPAGTPGAVAPAGAACADAEVVFARGRLESPGAGAVGNAFVSALRSKSSKNISVYAVNYPADNQIDQGANDMSAHIQKTINGCPNTRIVPAGYSLGAAVTDVVLAVPFSVFGFTNPLPPGADEHIAAVALFGNGSQWVGPITNFNPIYNDRTIEQCHGADPVCNPADPNTWQDNWPQHLAGAYISSGMVGQAADFVAGKL from the coding sequence GTGAGCGATTCCTCGGCCCACCGACTGCGACTCACCGGGTTCGGCGCTGTGCTGGCGGCAGCCCTGCTGATCGCCCCGGTCGTCATCCCCGCCGGAACACCCGGTGCTGTCGCACCGGCCGGCGCGGCCTGTGCCGACGCCGAAGTGGTGTTCGCCCGCGGGCGCCTGGAATCGCCCGGGGCCGGCGCGGTCGGCAACGCGTTCGTCAGCGCGCTGCGCTCCAAAAGCTCGAAGAACATCAGTGTGTATGCGGTGAATTACCCCGCCGACAATCAGATCGACCAGGGCGCCAACGACATGAGCGCCCACATCCAGAAGACGATCAACGGGTGCCCGAACACCCGTATTGTGCCGGCCGGCTACTCGCTGGGCGCGGCGGTCACCGACGTGGTGCTTGCGGTCCCCTTCTCGGTGTTCGGTTTCACCAATCCCCTGCCACCGGGCGCCGACGAGCACATCGCCGCAGTTGCGCTCTTCGGCAACGGCAGTCAATGGGTCGGCCCCATCACGAACTTCAACCCGATCTACAACGATCGGACCATCGAGCAGTGTCATGGCGCCGACCCGGTCTGCAACCCCGCCGATCCGAACACCTGGCAGGACAACTGGCCGCAACACCTGGCCGGCGCCTATATCTCGTCGGGCATGGTCGGCCAGGCAGCTGACTTCGTCGCCGGAAAGCTGTAG
- a CDS encoding MPT63 family protein: protein MKSISTALAAGALAVAGALSTGIATADDPDPAPATQPLGTQGTLPEGPGVHGWTVNDLRPSTDTIPYQPQGTLWEATATDEAIQGTVFPIVSNLSARSASGQNYQSLFTVPTAQGLVPTGLTQGQKTSGKVYFDVTGDAPNSMVYQAGGADLIRWVAPAPQPQARPVAPQPQAPAGGSAQAPASGGNSHRAPAPARGPASHPASPGPAAPPAGSSGTPLPEGSSGTPLPAEAP from the coding sequence ATGAAGTCCATCTCGACCGCCCTGGCAGCGGGGGCGCTGGCCGTCGCCGGCGCACTGAGCACCGGGATCGCCACCGCGGACGACCCGGACCCGGCCCCGGCCACCCAACCGCTCGGCACCCAGGGCACGCTGCCCGAGGGCCCGGGAGTGCACGGCTGGACGGTCAACGACCTGCGGCCCAGCACCGATACCATCCCGTATCAGCCGCAGGGCACCCTCTGGGAGGCCACCGCCACCGACGAGGCGATCCAGGGCACCGTTTTCCCGATCGTTTCCAACCTCAGTGCCCGTTCGGCCAGCGGCCAGAATTATCAGTCCCTGTTCACCGTGCCCACGGCGCAGGGCCTCGTGCCCACCGGACTGACTCAGGGCCAGAAGACCAGCGGCAAGGTCTATTTCGATGTCACCGGTGACGCTCCGAACAGCATGGTCTATCAGGCCGGCGGCGCCGACCTGATCCGGTGGGTGGCCCCGGCACCGCAGCCGCAGGCCCGGCCGGTCGCGCCACAGCCGCAGGCTCCGGCCGGTGGATCGGCGCAGGCTCCGGCCAGCGGCGGCAACAGCCATCGGGCGCCCGCGCCCGCTCGAGGCCCGGCGTCCCACCCCGCCAGTCCGGGCCCGGCTGCGCCGCCGGCGGGCAGTTCGGGCACCCCGCTGCCCGAAGGCAGCTCCGGCACCCCGCTCCCGGCCGAGGCGCCCTGA
- a CDS encoding carboxymuconolactone decarboxylase family protein, which yields MADITGLYKALLGRILGDDAAAPLDLRQAAFDNAGLDEPISTLIDKVALRSYRVTDDDVAAARSAGLSEDQIFEIVVCAAVGQATRQYTGALETLGAAGEGNPT from the coding sequence ATGGCTGACATCACCGGTTTATATAAGGCGCTACTCGGCCGCATCCTCGGTGACGATGCGGCAGCGCCGCTTGACCTGCGCCAGGCCGCCTTTGACAACGCCGGGCTCGACGAACCGATCAGCACCTTGATCGACAAGGTGGCCCTGCGCTCCTACCGGGTGACCGACGACGACGTCGCCGCCGCACGGTCCGCCGGCCTGAGCGAAGACCAGATCTTCGAGATCGTGGTGTGCGCCGCGGTCGGCCAGGCGACCCGCCAGTACACCGGTGCGCTGGAAACGCTCGGCGCCGCCGGCGAAGGGAACCCGACATGA
- a CDS encoding PE-PPE domain-containing protein, producing MKKMILGAALAGAALAFAAAANAADENKYDFLYGSNDALVLGPTNIPTPSANYISNGIDLYLEPLGYQGDLASSHALTLPNSFNFLDSVPEGEKILTDAILAEYHAGTMDCDAAGVCSDPLTIFTYSQSSLIAVNVQDDLVKAGVPEDALRFVMLGATPGAVPTDMYPTEVFNIEGDIYATNSLTRSWIDLLFGNTNWQDVLYGLAVHNAYLGLTADQIASADSVTDGLTTFNEIPELSYPELFAALFSSFFHV from the coding sequence ATGAAGAAAATGATCCTCGGCGCCGCGCTGGCTGGCGCCGCGCTGGCGTTCGCCGCTGCGGCCAACGCCGCCGACGAGAACAAGTACGACTTCCTTTACGGCTCCAACGACGCGTTGGTCCTGGGCCCGACCAATATCCCGACGCCGAGCGCCAACTACATCAGCAACGGGATCGACCTGTACCTCGAACCGCTGGGGTACCAGGGGGACCTTGCGTCGTCACACGCACTGACACTCCCCAACTCCTTCAACTTCCTTGACAGCGTCCCGGAAGGCGAAAAGATCCTTACCGACGCGATCTTGGCCGAGTACCACGCCGGCACGATGGACTGCGACGCCGCAGGTGTGTGCAGCGATCCGCTGACCATTTTCACCTACTCCCAAAGCAGCCTGATAGCCGTTAACGTCCAAGACGACCTCGTGAAAGCCGGCGTCCCCGAGGACGCGTTACGTTTCGTGATGCTCGGCGCCACCCCCGGCGCCGTCCCCACCGACATGTACCCCACCGAAGTCTTCAACATCGAAGGCGACATCTACGCGACGAACTCGTTAACCAGGAGTTGGATAGACCTGCTGTTCGGGAACACGAATTGGCAGGACGTGCTGTACGGGCTGGCCGTCCACAACGCCTACCTCGGGTTGACGGCGGACCAGATCGCCTCGGCGGATTCGGTTACCGACGGCCTGACTACGTTCAACGAGATTCCCGAACTCAGCTACCCCGAGTTGTTCGCAGCGCTGTTCAGTTCGTTCTTCCACGTGTGA
- a CDS encoding Rieske 2Fe-2S domain-containing protein yields MAKPPLSMKPTGWFQVAWSDEIGVGDVHTMKYFGQEMVAWRAESGQLTVMNAYCEHLGAHLGYGGTVCGEVLQCPFHGWQWNSQGRNVCIPYQDKPNRGRRIRTYSVVERNESVYIWHDVHGREPFFDPPDVFAGFDDRSAADYYPQQRLYRQTLEMHPQYVLENGVDFAHFKYVHRTPIVPVFTRHDFEQPVSYVDFTITFEGDDGQKIEDVNSGVEAINGGLGIAVTKSWGMIDNRTISAITPVDDSTSDVRFMVYIGRTPGADPARAEARAAEFGREVIRQFEQDIHIWSHQRYSDPPALATAEYEGFTAIRRWAKQFYPDGIGGSAAEVAEATAQKGSTA; encoded by the coding sequence ATGGCTAAACCGCCGCTGTCGATGAAGCCGACCGGCTGGTTCCAGGTCGCCTGGTCCGACGAGATCGGCGTCGGCGACGTGCACACCATGAAGTACTTCGGCCAGGAGATGGTCGCCTGGCGCGCCGAATCCGGGCAGCTCACCGTGATGAACGCCTATTGTGAGCACCTCGGTGCGCACCTGGGCTACGGTGGCACCGTCTGTGGTGAGGTGCTGCAGTGCCCGTTTCACGGCTGGCAGTGGAACTCCCAGGGTCGCAACGTCTGTATTCCCTACCAGGACAAGCCCAACCGCGGCCGGCGGATCCGCACCTACTCGGTGGTGGAACGCAACGAGTCGGTCTACATCTGGCACGACGTACACGGACGCGAGCCGTTCTTCGACCCGCCGGACGTGTTCGCCGGCTTCGACGACCGCAGCGCAGCCGACTACTACCCGCAGCAGCGGCTCTACCGGCAGACCCTCGAGATGCACCCGCAGTACGTCCTGGAGAACGGGGTGGATTTCGCGCATTTCAAATACGTGCACCGGACCCCGATCGTGCCGGTGTTCACCCGTCACGATTTCGAGCAACCGGTGTCCTACGTCGACTTCACCATCACCTTCGAGGGCGATGACGGCCAGAAGATCGAGGACGTCAACAGCGGTGTCGAAGCCATCAACGGCGGCTTGGGCATCGCGGTGACCAAGAGCTGGGGGATGATCGACAACCGCACCATCTCGGCGATCACGCCCGTCGACGATTCCACCTCCGATGTCCGGTTCATGGTCTACATCGGCCGGACCCCGGGCGCCGATCCGGCCCGCGCCGAGGCAAGGGCGGCCGAGTTCGGGCGGGAAGTGATCCGTCAGTTCGAACAGGACATCCACATCTGGTCGCATCAGCGCTACTCGGATCCGCCGGCGCTGGCAACCGCCGAATATGAGGGCTTCACCGCGATCCGCCGGTGGGCCAAACAGTTCTACCCCGACGGCATCGGAGGCAGCGCCGCCGAGGTCGCTGAAGCCACTGCCCAGAAAGGCTCGACCGCATGA
- a CDS encoding Na+/H+ antiporter, translated as MFGLVVVVTLVATVVAGTILGKRYRVGPPVLLILLGGMLGLIPRFGEIHLDGEIVLLLFLPAILYWESMNTSFREIRANLRVIVLVSVGLVIATAVAVSWTARSLGMEPHAASVLGAVLSPTDAAAVAGLAKKLPRRPLTVLRAESIINDGTALVLFAVTVAVATGSPSIGPVDLVGRFVGSYLGGIAAGLLVGGAVTLARRRLDAPLEEGALSVLTPFAAFLLAQTFHCSGVVAVLVSALVLSYVGPRVIAARSRLQAFAFWDMATFLINGSLWVFVGVQLPGAVHGIVNVGEGLAHATVLGLAVTGVVIVTRIAWSEITTLLIRAVDRRAVQRTRRVDWRQRAVSSWAGFRGAVSLAAALAVPLTTHSGEAFPDRNLIIYVVSFVILVTVMLQGSTLPAVVRWARMPEDSARAEELRLAHTRAAEAALDALPRVAGQLNAGQEVLDRLHQEYQYQAAVVRADDQADDAAGCEDLVRQIHLGVLEHKRRAVTELRDRNQIDDIVLREVQAAMDLEEVRLLGPADSE; from the coding sequence GTGTTTGGCCTCGTCGTCGTTGTCACGCTCGTCGCCACCGTGGTCGCGGGCACGATCCTGGGCAAGCGGTATCGCGTCGGCCCGCCGGTATTGCTCATCCTGCTCGGCGGCATGCTGGGCCTGATCCCCCGCTTCGGCGAGATCCACCTCGACGGTGAGATCGTGTTGCTGCTGTTCCTGCCGGCGATCCTGTACTGGGAGAGCATGAACACCAGCTTTCGGGAGATCAGGGCGAATTTGCGCGTGATCGTCCTGGTCAGCGTGGGCCTGGTGATCGCCACCGCGGTCGCGGTGTCGTGGACGGCGCGGTCGCTGGGAATGGAACCCCATGCGGCATCGGTGCTGGGCGCCGTACTGTCGCCCACCGATGCCGCCGCGGTGGCCGGCCTGGCGAAGAAATTGCCGCGCCGGCCCCTCACCGTGCTGCGCGCCGAGAGCATCATCAACGACGGGACGGCGCTGGTGCTGTTCGCCGTGACGGTCGCCGTCGCGACGGGCAGCCCCTCGATCGGGCCCGTCGACCTGGTGGGCCGATTCGTCGGCTCCTACCTCGGCGGTATCGCGGCCGGGTTGCTGGTCGGTGGGGCGGTCACGCTGGCGCGCCGCCGGCTGGACGCGCCGCTGGAGGAAGGCGCCCTGAGCGTGTTGACGCCGTTCGCGGCGTTTCTGCTGGCCCAGACGTTTCACTGCAGCGGGGTCGTTGCGGTACTGGTGTCGGCCCTGGTCCTGAGCTACGTCGGCCCGCGGGTCATCGCGGCCCGTTCGCGGCTCCAGGCGTTCGCGTTCTGGGACATGGCGACGTTTCTGATCAACGGTTCCCTGTGGGTGTTCGTCGGGGTACAGCTTCCCGGTGCCGTGCACGGCATCGTCAATGTCGGCGAAGGCCTTGCCCATGCGACGGTGCTCGGCCTGGCGGTCACCGGTGTGGTCATCGTGACCCGGATCGCCTGGTCGGAGATCACCACCCTGCTCATTCGTGCCGTGGACCGGCGCGCCGTCCAGCGGACCCGTCGCGTCGACTGGCGGCAGCGCGCGGTGTCGAGTTGGGCAGGCTTCCGCGGCGCGGTGTCGCTGGCCGCGGCGCTGGCCGTCCCGCTAACCACCCACAGCGGCGAGGCGTTCCCGGATCGCAACCTGATCATCTACGTGGTGTCGTTCGTGATCCTGGTGACCGTGATGCTGCAAGGCAGCACGTTGCCCGCGGTCGTTCGTTGGGCCCGGATGCCCGAGGATTCGGCGCGCGCCGAGGAATTGCGTCTGGCGCACACCCGCGCCGCCGAGGCGGCTCTCGATGCGTTGCCACGGGTGGCCGGTCAGCTCAATGCCGGCCAGGAGGTGTTGGACCGTCTGCACCAGGAGTACCAGTATCAGGCCGCGGTGGTCAGGGCGGACGATCAAGCCGACGACGCCGCCGGGTGCGAGGACCTGGTGCGGCAAATACATCTGGGCGTCCTTGAGCACAAGCGCCGGGCCGTCACCGAACTTCGGGACCGAAATCAGATAGACGACATCGTGTTACGGGAGGTGCAGGCGGCGATGGATCTGGAGGAAGTACGACTGCTGGGTCCTGCCGACTCCGAGTAG
- a CDS encoding DUF2652 domain-containing protein: protein MAIRRAVLVIADIGGYTAYMNWNRTHLVHAQLAVATLLESVIDAAKGMKLAKLEGDAAFFWAPDGDARSLISERLARMHQAFLDRRARIENSRMCACKSCEQLMNLSLKFVAHQGEVAEQKVKRHTELAGVDVILVHRMLKNQVPVPEYVLMTDPVAQCLDEPIRQTCLPLVHDFEGLGQTSTYYLDLANSAVPAPGDAMGWRDRMRFRRNGLPFMLGVKEPCAGFRSLGRGEPELSKG, encoded by the coding sequence ATGGCAATCCGGCGCGCGGTACTCGTCATCGCCGACATCGGCGGTTATACCGCATACATGAACTGGAACCGCACCCACCTGGTGCACGCCCAGCTGGCGGTTGCCACCTTGCTGGAATCGGTCATCGACGCCGCCAAGGGCATGAAGCTCGCGAAGCTGGAGGGCGACGCGGCATTCTTCTGGGCGCCCGACGGCGACGCCCGAAGCCTCATCAGCGAGCGGCTGGCGCGGATGCATCAAGCGTTTCTCGACCGACGCGCGCGTATCGAGAACAGCCGCATGTGCGCCTGCAAGAGCTGCGAACAGCTGATGAACCTGTCGCTGAAGTTCGTCGCCCACCAGGGCGAGGTGGCCGAGCAGAAGGTCAAGCGCCACACCGAACTCGCCGGTGTCGACGTCATACTGGTGCACCGGATGCTGAAAAACCAAGTGCCGGTGCCCGAATACGTGTTGATGACCGATCCCGTCGCGCAGTGCCTCGACGAGCCGATCCGCCAGACCTGCCTGCCGCTGGTGCACGACTTCGAGGGGTTGGGCCAAACATCGACGTACTACCTGGATCTCGCCAACTCGGCGGTACCAGCACCCGGCGACGCCATGGGATGGCGCGACCGGATGAGATTCCGGCGGAATGGGCTGCCGTTCATGCTCGGCGTCAAGGAACCCTGCGCAGGATTCCGCAGCCTGGGCCGTGGCGAGCCGGAACTGTCGAAGGGCTGA
- a CDS encoding IS3 family transposase (programmed frameshift) — protein sequence MAAKKRRRHTPDQIIRKLAEGNKLLGAGQELSAVCRHLEVTESTWHRWVAQYGGMKASDAKRLKELEAENARLKKLVANQALDIDMLKEIFGGKLLGPNRKRSAAAMLRERFGVSERRACTVVGIDRSTMRLQPAPISDEEAELRDWLRKFSTDRPRWGWRRAAIAARKAGWNANNKRIRRLWREEGLRVPQRRRKKRLTGIGTAVGAMSPIRPNVIWAMDFQFDTTVDGRTLKMLNVIDEFTREALAIHVDRAINADGVVDVLDHLALMHGAPCYVRFDNGPEFVAHAVNDWCRFNGTGSLFIDPGSPWQNAWVESFNGRLRDELLNSWRFDSLLEAKVIIEDWRCDYNANRPHSAHRGLTPTEFALQWTTTHQPLAA from the exons ATGGCAGCGAAGAAGCGCCGGCGGCACACGCCGGATCAGATCATCCGCAAGCTTGCCGAGGGCAACAAGCTCCTCGGCGCCGGCCAGGAGCTTTCCGCGGTGTGTCGGCACCTGGAGGTCACCGAGTCGACGTGGCATCGCTGGGTGGCCCAGTACGGCGGCATGAAGGCCAGCGACGCCAAACGCCTCAAAGAGCTCGAGGCCGAGAACGCCCGCCTGAAGAAGCTGGTCGCTAACCAGGCCCTGGACATCGACATGCTCAAGGAGATTT TCGGCGGGAAACTTCTAGGCCCGAACCGCAAGCGCAGCGCCGCGGCGATGCTGCGCGAGCGGTTCGGGGTCTCCGAACGACGGGCCTGCACGGTGGTCGGCATCGACCGCTCCACGATGCGGTTGCAGCCGGCACCGATCAGCGATGAGGAAGCCGAGCTGCGGGATTGGCTTCGGAAGTTCTCCACCGACCGGCCCCGCTGGGGCTGGCGGCGAGCGGCGATCGCAGCCCGGAAAGCCGGCTGGAATGCCAACAACAAGCGCATCCGCCGTTTGTGGCGCGAGGAGGGCCTGCGGGTCCCGCAGCGCCGCAGGAAGAAACGGCTGACCGGCATCGGGACCGCGGTCGGGGCGATGTCACCAATCCGGCCGAACGTGATCTGGGCGATGGACTTTCAGTTCGACACCACCGTCGACGGCCGCACCTTGAAGATGCTCAACGTGATCGACGAGTTCACCCGCGAAGCCCTGGCGATCCACGTCGACCGGGCCATCAACGCCGACGGTGTCGTCGACGTCCTCGACCACCTGGCCCTGATGCACGGAGCACCGTGCTACGTGCGGTTCGACAACGGACCCGAGTTCGTCGCCCATGCCGTCAACGACTGGTGCCGGTTCAACGGCACCGGCTCACTGTTCATCGACCCCGGATCACCTTGGCAGAACGCCTGGGTCGAATCGTTCAACGGCCGACTCCGCGATGAACTGCTCAACTCGTGGCGCTTCGACTCGCTCCTGGAAGCCAAAGTGATCATCGAAGACTGGAGGTGCGACTACAACGCCAACCGACCCCACTCCGCCCACCGCGGGCTCACCCCAACCGAGTTCGCCCTACAGTGGACCACGACCCACCAACCCCTAGCCGCATAG
- a CDS encoding NAD(P)H-dependent amine dehydrogenase family protein codes for MNTPAAPIRVFQVATGNVGTEMIKRIGVRPDLELVGVHCYSPEKIGKDTGELAGMGPNGVKATGSVEEIIAAKPDVLTFHGVFPDEDLYVQVLEAGINIVTTADWITGWHRDHNHPHPSGKPVTQLLSEACAKGGATFYGTGMNPGLNQILGVVAAADVAEIENVTTIESVDVSCHHSKETWIEVGYGQPADDPEIPAKLEKFTRVFADSVLMMADCFDLTLDEVTFGYELGVCTKDVDLGWYTLPKGSLGGNYIKYQGMVDGVPRVETHLEWQMTPYTEPNWKIKGCYITRVTGDPCVYNKHMILPKAGVDLSNPENFASIGMTVTGLPALNAIRSVVAAPPGLLTSADLPLRGFAGRFRT; via the coding sequence ATGAATACACCCGCCGCACCGATCCGCGTGTTCCAGGTCGCCACCGGCAACGTCGGCACCGAGATGATCAAGCGGATCGGCGTCCGCCCCGACCTCGAGCTCGTCGGCGTGCACTGCTATTCGCCGGAGAAGATCGGCAAGGACACCGGGGAGCTGGCCGGGATGGGTCCCAACGGGGTGAAGGCCACCGGCAGCGTCGAGGAGATCATCGCCGCCAAGCCGGACGTGCTGACCTTTCACGGGGTTTTTCCCGACGAAGATCTCTACGTCCAGGTTCTCGAGGCGGGCATCAACATCGTCACCACCGCCGACTGGATCACCGGCTGGCACCGCGACCACAACCACCCGCACCCGTCGGGAAAGCCGGTCACACAACTGCTTTCCGAAGCCTGCGCGAAGGGCGGCGCGACCTTCTACGGCACCGGGATGAACCCGGGCCTCAACCAGATCCTGGGCGTGGTGGCAGCAGCCGACGTGGCCGAGATCGAGAACGTCACCACCATCGAATCAGTCGACGTGTCGTGTCACCACTCCAAGGAGACCTGGATCGAGGTCGGCTACGGCCAGCCCGCCGATGACCCGGAGATCCCGGCCAAACTGGAGAAGTTCACCCGGGTCTTCGCCGACAGCGTGCTGATGATGGCCGACTGCTTCGACCTGACCCTCGACGAGGTCACCTTCGGCTACGAGTTGGGCGTGTGCACCAAGGACGTCGACCTGGGCTGGTACACCCTGCCCAAAGGATCGTTGGGCGGCAACTACATCAAATACCAGGGCATGGTCGACGGTGTGCCACGCGTCGAGACGCACCTGGAATGGCAGATGACCCCGTACACCGAACCGAACTGGAAGATCAAGGGCTGCTACATCACTCGGGTGACCGGCGACCCGTGCGTCTACAACAAACACATGATCTTGCCGAAGGCCGGTGTGGACCTGTCCAACCCGGAGAACTTCGCCTCGATCGGCATGACCGTGACTGGTCTGCCCGCCCTCAACGCGATCAGATCCGTGGTGGCCGCCCCGCCGGGCCTGTTGACCAGTGCCGATCTGCCGTTGCGGGGGTTCGCGGGACGATTCCGCACGTGA
- a CDS encoding carboxymuconolactone decarboxylase family protein — protein sequence MRLAVLDHGHRLRTKALLGMIRLVSRQPVVDAVKLAFYRPGFYGGGPLTNEAMRGPSAWSIGERELMAAYVSQVNRCPFCVAAHTATSNLCYGDHATAAATLADLETAPITEPLRATLGLLGKLTREHSIDADDVRAVLVTGVTAEQLKDALAVSLVFNITDRLANAFGFEVAGPAAMQAGARHLVKRGYG from the coding sequence ATGAGGCTCGCCGTTCTCGATCACGGGCACCGGCTGCGCACCAAGGCCCTGCTGGGGATGATTCGACTGGTGTCGCGCCAGCCGGTCGTCGACGCCGTCAAACTCGCGTTCTATCGCCCGGGGTTCTACGGCGGCGGACCGCTGACCAACGAGGCGATGCGCGGACCCTCGGCGTGGTCGATCGGGGAGCGGGAACTGATGGCCGCCTATGTCTCCCAGGTCAACCGGTGCCCGTTCTGCGTTGCGGCGCACACCGCCACCTCCAACCTCTGCTACGGCGACCACGCGACGGCCGCGGCCACCCTCGCCGATCTGGAGACCGCTCCCATCACCGAACCGCTGCGGGCAACGCTTGGCCTACTGGGCAAACTCACGCGCGAGCACAGCATCGATGCCGACGACGTGCGCGCCGTGCTGGTGACCGGCGTAACCGCCGAGCAGCTCAAGGACGCCCTGGCGGTGAGTCTGGTCTTCAATATCACCGACCGGTTGGCCAATGCATTCGGCTTCGAGGTGGCCGGCCCGGCTGCCATGCAGGCTGGTGCACGCCATCTGGTGAAGCGTGGTTACGGCTAG
- a CDS encoding acyl-CoA dehydrogenase family protein, whose product MRELVAAEAAASERSRTLTDPVVDEMWRTGLMPAFNPAPAGGLEPSFPEMIETWIEMAWQDGSFGWVGIANMPSSFAAAAYLPDDGFVEVFSAHDNRVTMGGQYFPNGQGVAVDGGYRLSGAWSFGSGTGHSQYIAAGFFPMDDGEMRWVSDGVPDMRVAVIPRDQISFNDGWHVQGLKGTGSYDYTVQDVFVPHRRTFPLFCRQPFRGGSPAARMGLMPVTAAGHASWALGVAKSMLDDVTELAATKYRMSDMAALASRPTFQKGLAHHVAAWRAARLLVLDAFTTAEAAVAAGEDLTPGLRADMRVAAVYATDTARNCAEWAHLVAGTTAIREGGRLERAFRDIYTGTQHAFISEKVAIDAAQIWLGLIDDQFGL is encoded by the coding sequence ATGCGCGAACTGGTGGCTGCCGAAGCGGCCGCATCCGAGCGGAGCCGCACGCTGACCGACCCCGTCGTCGACGAGATGTGGCGCACCGGACTGATGCCGGCGTTCAATCCGGCCCCCGCCGGTGGCCTCGAGCCGTCCTTTCCCGAGATGATCGAGACGTGGATCGAAATGGCCTGGCAGGACGGGTCGTTCGGCTGGGTTGGGATCGCCAACATGCCCTCGTCGTTCGCGGCGGCGGCGTACCTGCCCGACGACGGCTTCGTCGAGGTCTTCTCCGCCCACGACAACCGCGTCACGATGGGCGGGCAGTATTTCCCCAACGGGCAAGGCGTTGCCGTCGACGGCGGCTACCGGCTCAGCGGAGCGTGGAGCTTCGGCTCGGGCACCGGGCACTCGCAGTACATCGCGGCCGGCTTCTTCCCGATGGATGACGGCGAGATGCGCTGGGTCAGCGATGGTGTGCCCGACATGCGGGTAGCTGTCATCCCGCGTGACCAGATCTCGTTCAACGACGGCTGGCATGTCCAGGGGCTCAAGGGAACGGGCTCCTACGACTACACCGTGCAGGACGTATTCGTGCCGCACCGCCGCACATTTCCGCTGTTCTGCCGCCAGCCGTTTCGGGGTGGTTCGCCGGCGGCCCGAATGGGGCTGATGCCGGTGACGGCTGCCGGGCACGCATCCTGGGCGCTGGGTGTCGCCAAGAGCATGCTCGACGACGTCACCGAGCTGGCGGCCACCAAATACCGCATGAGTGATATGGCGGCGCTGGCCAGTCGCCCGACCTTCCAGAAGGGCCTGGCTCACCACGTCGCCGCCTGGCGGGCCGCCCGCCTGCTGGTACTTGATGCCTTCACCACGGCCGAGGCCGCCGTCGCCGCCGGCGAAGACCTGACGCCGGGACTGCGAGCCGACATGCGGGTGGCCGCCGTCTACGCGACCGACACCGCCAGAAATTGTGCCGAATGGGCACATCTGGTCGCCGGCACCACGGCGATCCGCGAAGGGGGCCGGCTCGAACGTGCGTTCCGCGACATCTACACCGGAACCCAGCACGCCTTCATCAGCGAGAAGGTCGCCATCGACGCCGCCCAGATCTGGCTCGGGCTGATCGACGACCAGTTCGGCCTGTGA
- a CDS encoding TetR/AcrR family transcriptional regulator produces the protein MTPPAPRRTNKRGQATREAMLDAAVRSLATGDPGAVSASRIAKESGATWGAVQYQFGDVDGFWAAVLHRTAERRDATISAFAGLKKDAPLRDRVAAIIDTLYHGLASQDSRAIENLRAALPRDHHELERLYPRTAAELFSWGRSWLATCQGAFADLGVDPQRVREVAALIPGAMRGLVSERQLGSYTDLDEARRGLTNALAAYLEGSEAAGR, from the coding sequence ATGACACCACCGGCGCCGCGACGCACCAACAAGCGGGGACAGGCGACCCGCGAGGCGATGCTCGATGCCGCGGTGCGCTCGCTGGCCACCGGCGACCCGGGGGCGGTGTCGGCCAGCCGGATCGCCAAGGAGAGCGGCGCCACCTGGGGTGCGGTGCAGTATCAGTTCGGTGACGTCGACGGCTTCTGGGCGGCGGTGTTGCACCGGACCGCCGAGCGCCGGGATGCGACGATATCGGCGTTCGCCGGGCTGAAAAAGGATGCGCCGCTGCGAGATCGGGTCGCGGCGATCATCGACACCCTCTATCACGGCCTGGCGTCGCAGGATTCCCGGGCGATCGAGAACCTACGGGCCGCACTCCCCCGCGACCACCACGAGCTGGAACGGCTGTATCCGCGCACCGCGGCGGAGTTGTTCTCCTGGGGCAGGAGCTGGCTGGCTACCTGCCAGGGCGCGTTCGCCGACCTCGGGGTCGACCCGCAGCGGGTGCGCGAGGTGGCCGCCCTCATCCCGGGTGCGATGCGCGGGCTGGTCTCCGAGCGCCAGCTGGGTTCCTACACCGACCTCGACGAGGCGCGCCGGGGACTGACCAATGCCCTGGCGGCGTATCTGGAAGGCTCGGAGGCGGCGGGGCGCTGA